The Paludisphaera rhizosphaerae genomic interval GACGCGTCCTGCTCCCCTTCGCCGACGGCGCTCCGGCCCTGGTGGAGCGGACGTTCAAGGGGGCTCGCACCGGCCGGGTCCTGCTCTGGACGACCCCCCTGGCCCGTCGCGCCCAGCGCTCGGATCGGTCTGCCTGGAACGAGTTTCCCAACGTGGGCTGGGTCTTCCCCTGGGTCATGAACCAGACGATCCCCTACTTCGCCGGTTCGACGGGCGATCAGCTCATCTTCGACGCGGGGGAGGACGTCCTGCTGAATCTGGGGTCGGACGCCCCGCCGCAGGACGTGCTGGTCACCGGGCCGGACGGCAAGTCGACGGAGCGGCTCACTCCTCCCCCGATCGGCGAGCCGCTGAAGATCGTCGCCCCTCAGTTCCTGGGTCAGTGGACGGTGACGGCCGTGGGCCCGGGTGAGAAGCGACGAACGATCGGCTTCAGCCTCAACCCACCTGCGACGGAGAGCCAGTTCGCCGCCATGGAGAACGCCGACCTCGACGCCGTCTTCGGCAAGGACGGCTACGCCCTGGCCGGCGACGACAAGTCCCTGAAGAAAGTGACGGAGCTGATCCGCGTCGGCCATGAGATCTTCCCCTGGCTGATGTTCCTCATCCTGATTCTGGTTACGGTCGAAAACTACCTGGCGAACACCTTTTACAAGGAGCCTGCGGGGGGCCCGACGACGGTCCCGCCATCGGCCCCGGCCCAGGCCGCCGCCTAGCCGCCGGCCCGCCCTGGACGGAGCGTGGGCGACGATGCGACAATCGTCCCAGCGCGAGCCTTTCTCGACCCCCTCGCAGCAGGTCTCTCGGACGTTATGGACCCTGGATTCAGCGTCAGTCTCAACCCGATCGTTCCGTGGCCTTACCTGATCATCGCCTCGGCGGCCGTCGTCGCGCTGACGATCGCGGCCTACGCACGGAAACTCCGCGGCCCGGGGGCTCGCTGGCGGTGGTTCGCGATCGGGCTGCGGATGTTCGCGGTCTTGCTCTGCCTGCTGGCCGCCGTCCGGCCGTCGGTCGTCCTCCAGGAGAAGAAGCAGCAGGCGGCCTCGGTCATCTTCCTGGTCGACACCAGCTCCAGCATGAAGATGAAGGATGAGGCCAACAACGAAGCCCGCTGGGCCTCGGCGAAGGCGGCGCTTCGGGAGGGCGTCGCCGCGGCGAAGAAGCTGGGGGGAGATCTGGAGGTCAAGGCCTTCGGCTTCGACAGCGACCTCCGCGAGTTGAACCTGGCCGACGACGCCCCTCCCCTGTCGGACCCCGAGGGCCGAGACACCCAGATCGGCACGGCCCTGCTGGACGTGGATAAACGCCAGTCGCAGGGAGGGCGGCGGATCGCCCGGCTGGTCGTCCTTTCGGACTTCGGCTCGAACAACGGGACCAACCCGCTCGTCGCCGCCCGTCGGTTCCGCGACCAGCAGACGCCGATCTCGACGGTCGTCTTCGGCACCCAGAGCGCGGGGGCGAACTCCCGCGACGTGGCCGTCCGCGACATCACCGCCGGGCCCACCGTCTTCGTCAAGAACAAGCTGGAGGTCCGCGGCGGGCTCTCCGCACGGGGATACGGCGGTCAGACCGTCGAGGTTGAGCTGTTCGTCGACGATCAGGCGACGGCCGTGGCCAAGACCCAGGTCAAGGTCCCCGACGGAGCCGAGACGATCCCCATCACGGGCCTGAACTACATCCCCCAGACCCCCGGCGACAAGAAGGTGACCCTCAAGGTCGCCCCTCGCGAGGGGGAGCTGGTCACGACGAACAATGAGATCAGCACGTTCGTCTCCGTCCTCAGCGGCGGCCTGAACGTGCTGTTTCTCCAGGGGCCGAGCTTCACCTGGGATTTCAAGTACCTGATGCTCTCCATCGCCACCTCGCCGGACATCGAGGTGAAGGGGATGGTCATTCCGACTCCTCCCGTGGGGGATAAGGGCGGGATCGCCGACGAGGAGTTCACCCCGGGCCGCTACGACGCCTACGTCCTGAGCGACATGGCCGCCGAGTTCCTCACGCCCAAGCAGCAGGCGATGCTGGCCGACTCGGTCAAGAAGGGGACGGGCCTGATCATGCTGGGCGGTCGGCACAGCTTCGGTCCGGGGGGGTGGGGACGAACCCCCGTGGCCGACGTCCTCCCCGTGGAGGTTCACCCCGGCGACGGCCAGATCGAGCCCCCCGACGGCGTCCGGTTCAAGCCCAGCGCGATGGGGCTCAACAGTTATCTGCTCCAGATCGGCTCCGACCCAGACAACACGAGGAGGCTCTGGGAGGCGCTGCCGCCGCTTCTGGGGGCCAACCGCTTCGGCGAGCCCAAGAAGGGGGCCGAGATCCTGGGGACGGTCAATGGGGTGGACAGCGAGCCGATGCTGATCGCTCAGGACGTCGGCAGCGGCCGCTCCATCGCCTACGCCGGCGACACCTGGGTCTGGGCCCGCACCGAGGCCGGCCGTCCGGCGCACCGCAAATTCTGGAGGCAGATCGTCTTCTGGTTGTCCCACAAGGAGAACCAGGGGGCCGACCAGATCAAGCTCTCGATCGACCGCCGCCGCGTCTCGCTGGGCCAGTCGGTCGAGCTGACCGTCACCGGCCGCGACGCCAAGGGCGCGCCTCTGACCGGCGTCACCTACGAGACGAGGGTCGAGCGCGAGGGCGCGGACTCCGGGACCGAGGCCCAGGCCGCCGAGGCGGTAGAAGTCTACACCCGCGGCGACGAGTCGCGGGGAACGTACCCTGCGCGGGGCAAGCCGGGCGACTACAAGGTGACGGTCATCGGTAAGCGCAACGGCCAGGAGATCGGCCGCGACACCGCCCGCTTCCTGGTCTTCCAGGAGGACCGCGAGCTGGAAAACCCCGCCGCCGATCCCGAACTCGCCCGCCAGATCGCCGACCTCACCGCCGGCGAGCCGATCCCCCCCGAGCAACTCGCCAAGCACCTGGGCGCCCTCGACAGGTCGACCTTCACCGAGTACGTCAGCGCCACCGAGCACCGGGTCTGGGACAACTGGCCCTTCCTGTTGCTGTTCGCCCTCTGCCTGACCCTCGAATGGTGGCTGCGCAAACGCCACGGCT includes:
- a CDS encoding glutamine amidotransferase, which encodes MDPGFSVSLNPIVPWPYLIIASAAVVALTIAAYARKLRGPGARWRWFAIGLRMFAVLLCLLAAVRPSVVLQEKKQQAASVIFLVDTSSSMKMKDEANNEARWASAKAALREGVAAAKKLGGDLEVKAFGFDSDLRELNLADDAPPLSDPEGRDTQIGTALLDVDKRQSQGGRRIARLVVLSDFGSNNGTNPLVAARRFRDQQTPISTVVFGTQSAGANSRDVAVRDITAGPTVFVKNKLEVRGGLSARGYGGQTVEVELFVDDQATAVAKTQVKVPDGAETIPITGLNYIPQTPGDKKVTLKVAPREGELVTTNNEISTFVSVLSGGLNVLFLQGPSFTWDFKYLMLSIATSPDIEVKGMVIPTPPVGDKGGIADEEFTPGRYDAYVLSDMAAEFLTPKQQAMLADSVKKGTGLIMLGGRHSFGPGGWGRTPVADVLPVEVHPGDGQIEPPDGVRFKPSAMGLNSYLLQIGSDPDNTRRLWEALPPLLGANRFGEPKKGAEILGTVNGVDSEPMLIAQDVGSGRSIAYAGDTWVWARTEAGRPAHRKFWRQIVFWLSHKENQGADQIKLSIDRRRVSLGQSVELTVTGRDAKGAPLTGVTYETRVEREGADSGTEAQAAEAVEVYTRGDESRGTYPARGKPGDYKVTVIGKRNGQEIGRDTARFLVFQEDRELENPAADPELARQIADLTAGEPIPPEQLAKHLGALDRSTFTEYVSATEHRVWDNWPFLLLFALCLTLEWWLRKRHGWV